A genomic region of Papaver somniferum cultivar HN1 chromosome 7, ASM357369v1, whole genome shotgun sequence contains the following coding sequences:
- the LOC113292726 gene encoding mechanosensitive ion channel protein 10-like, with amino-acid sequence MQNTQKGKPIADQVVLQMEQQKTPRHTAETEFCSHPNSPSTQQTPRTLRRLNFSKPKSRFSEVNYPHPTKSPMYRETEGIDSANNSSSDDDDEDEIWHREHEEERDHFRKNNKRCGWKIIVEWILFVVITTALVCSLTVKSLKDQTKWGLETWKWCLMIMVIFSGRLFSGWVIAIIVFFIEKNFMLREKVLYFVYGLRKSFQNCIWLALVLLSWSLMFSPDVQKNNEIFKKVFRALIAVLVGATIWLIKTVLVKILASSFHVATFFDRMKESVFHHYILDSLSGPARGEIDQTVPAKRKIFGPSRSMPTNLKDGEKVPGGIGGSRKIDIERLRKLSRQSTASAWSVRRLVNYVMYSGLSTISRTVDNFETSEITSEWEARVTAQRVFKHVAKPDAKYILEEDLLRFLRREDIRTILPFFDGAVETGQIKKSAFRNWVVQAYIERRALAHSLNDTKTAVEQLHKLASALVSVLIAVVIVLVMGLATSKVILVITSQLLLVGFMFQNTCKTIFESVVFVFVMHPFDVGDRCKIDGVMMIVEEMNILTTVFLKIDMEKVYYPNSVLSTKPISNYYRSPDMLDYVDFMINSSTSSEKINLLKKDIQTFIENKPKHWAPKHALLVKEISTLNKLDMSLLVTHTQNHQNFLERNLRRTELILELKKIFETLGIKYQLLPQQVHLTHVSTANGGPSTQF; translated from the exons ATGCAGAATACGCAGAAGGGGAAACCCATTGCAGATCAAGTTGTTCTTCAAATGGAGCAACAAAAAACTCCAAGACATACAGCTGAAACTGAATTTTGCAGTCATCCAAATTCTCCATCCACACAACAAACACCTAGAACTCTTAGAAGACTGAATTTCTCAAAACCCAAATCAAGATTTTCCGAAGTGAATTATCCTCACCCAACAAAATCACCAATGTATCGTGAAACCGAAGGTATAGACAGTGCCAACAATTCGTCATCAGATGATGACGACGAAGACGAAATATGGCACCGAGAACATGAAGAAGAAAGAGATCATTTTAGGAAAAATAACAAGAGATGTGGTTGGAAAATTATAGTGGAATGGATACTTTTTGTTGTTATTACAACTGCTTTAGTATGTAGTCTTACAGTTAAATCATTGAAGGATCAAACAAAATGGGGTTTAGAAACTTGGAAATGGTGTCTAATGATTATGGTGATTTTTTCCGGAAGATTATTTTCCGGTTGGGTTATTGCGATTATAGTTTTTTTCATCGAGAAAAATTTTATGTTGAGAGAAAAAGTTCTTTATTTTGTTTACGGTTTAAGGAAAAGTTTTCAAAATTGCATTTGGTTGGCGCTAGTTTTATTGTCTTGGTCATTAATGTTTAGCCCTGATGTCCAAAAGAACAATGAAATTTTTAAGAAAGTGTTTAGGGCTTTAATTGCGGTTCTTGTTGGTGCTACAATCTGGTTGATCAAGACTGTTCTAGTGAAAATCTTGGCTTCCTCATTTCACGTGGCAACTTTTTTTGATAGAATGAAAGAAAGTGTTTTCCACCATTACATCTTGGATTCTTTATCTGGTCCAGCACGAGGTGAGATTGATCAGACAGTGCCGGCCAAGCGGAAGATTTTCGGACCCTCAAG GTCGATGCCAACAAATTTGAAAGATGGGGAAAAGGTGCCTGGAGGAATAGGTGGTTCAAGGAAGATAGACATTGAGAGGCTGAGGAAGCTAAGTAGGCAAAGTACTGCTTCAGCTTGGAGCGTCCGAAGGCTGGTGAACTACGTGATGTATTCTGGTCTGTCCACAATCTCAAGGACAGTCGATAATTTTGAGACTTCAGAAATCACAAGCGAATGGGAAGCAAGAGTCACAGCCCAAAGGGTTTTCAAGCACGTCGCCAAGCCTGATGCCAA GTACATACTCGAGGAGGATCTGCTTAGGTTCTTAAGAAGAGAAGATATTCGCACGATATTGCCTTTCTTTGATGGAGCTGTTGAAACTGGACAAATCAAAAAATCCGCTTTCCGGAATTGGGTG GTACAGGCTTACATTGAGAGAAGGGCTCTAGCTCATTCCCTGAATGATACAAAAACAGCGGTTGAGCAACTTCACAAGTTAGCTAGTGCACTTGTGTCGGTTCTTATTGCCGTGGTTATAGTCCTTGTGATGGGGCTTGCGACATCCAAAGTTATCCTCGTGATCACATCTCAGCTATTACTCGTGGGCTTCATGTTCCAGAATACGTGCAAGACAATCTTTGAGTCTGTCGTCTTCGTCTTTGTAATGCATCCATTCGATGTAGGTGACCGGTGCAAAATCGATGGTGTCATG ATGATAGTTGAggagatgaatatcttgacaacaGTGTTCCTCAAAATTGATATGGAAAAGGTCTACTATCCGAATTCTGTTTTAAGCACAAAACCGATCAGCAATTACTATAGAAGTCCCGATATGCTTGACTATGTTGATTTCATGATAAACTCCTCCACATCTTCGGAAAAAATCAATCTTCTTAAAAAGGACATACAAAC ATTTATAGAGAACAAACCAAAGCATTGGGCCCCTAAACACGCATTGTTGGTGAAAGAAATTTCGACTTTGAACAAGTTGGATATGAGTCTCCTTGTGACACACACACAAAACCATCAAAATTTCTTAGAGAGAAACTTACGCCGGACTGAACTCATTCTTGAACTGAAGAAAATCTTTGAAACCTTAGGAATCAAGTACCAGCTTCTTCCACAGCAAGTTCATCTCACTCATGTTTCCACGGCTAATGGAGGGCCATCAACACAATTTTGA